The Mammaliicoccus sciuri genome window below encodes:
- a CDS encoding DUF1146 family protein, producing MEYYGQLGIIGLLLHVICVCLAFWALQGVRLEQIFKKNHVAQAQTFIIILSIILGTAVSRFILDILQYSLQLRLLF from the coding sequence ATGGAATATTATGGTCAATTAGGTATTATCGGACTTTTACTACATGTCATTTGTGTATGCTTAGCATTTTGGGCACTCCAAGGCGTACGATTAGAACAAATTTTTAAGAAAAATCACGTTGCACAAGCTCAAACATTTATTATCATCTTATCTATCATATTAGGTACGGCTGTAAGTCGTTTTATTTTAGATATACTCCAATATTCGCTACAATTAAGATTGCTATTCTAA
- the fabZ gene encoding 3-hydroxyacyl-ACP dehydratase FabZ: METIYDFNEIKKIIPHRYPFLLLDRIVELEDGKRCVGIKQVAGNEPFFQGHFPDYAVMPGVLIVEALAQTGAVAMLRLEENQGKLAMFAGIDKCRFKKQVTPGDTLRLEVEINKIKGPIGKGTAKATVDGEVACSCEISFAIVDQ, from the coding sequence ATGGAAACTATTTATGACTTTAACGAAATTAAAAAAATTATACCTCACCGTTACCCATTTTTATTATTAGATAGAATAGTAGAATTAGAAGACGGAAAACGTTGTGTAGGTATTAAACAAGTAGCAGGTAACGAACCATTTTTCCAAGGACATTTTCCTGATTATGCAGTAATGCCAGGCGTATTAATCGTAGAAGCATTAGCACAAACAGGTGCAGTTGCAATGTTACGCTTAGAAGAAAACCAAGGAAAACTAGCAATGTTTGCAGGAATTGATAAATGTCGATTCAAAAAACAAGTTACACCAGGTGACACTCTAAGACTTGAAGTAGAAATAAACAAAATAAAAGGTCCAATAGGAAAAGGAACAGCAAAAGCAACAGTAGATGGAGAAGTTGCATGTAGTTGTGAAATTAGCTTTGCTATTGTAGATCAATAA
- the murA gene encoding UDP-N-acetylglucosamine 1-carboxyvinyltransferase, translated as MDKIVVKGGASLNGTVVVEGAKNAVLPILTATLLPSVGQSVLTNVPKLSDVDTINTVLTHLNADIEYDADQNTVKIDASNTLKIEAPYEYVSKMRASILVMGPLLAREGHARVALPGGCAIGSRPIEQHLKGFEALGAEIELHNGFIEATTPNGLKGAKIYLDFPSVGATQNIMMAAVLAEGKTEIQNVAREPEIVDLANYLNEMGAQVHGAGTDTIRITGVSQLNGAEHAIIPDRIEAGTFMIAAAITRGNVNVIGAIRKHMTSLISKLEEAGVQITDIEDGLNIQVPGEIKAIDVKTMPHPGFPTDMQSQIMALLLTANGTSKVTETVFENRFMHVEEFKRMNADIFINGRSAMITGNSKLQGADVKATDLRAGASLILAGLVSDGYTNVTELKHLDRGYVDFHGKLKALGADVERINDNGKLNDKARV; from the coding sequence ATGGATAAAATCGTCGTGAAAGGCGGAGCAAGTCTTAATGGCACAGTTGTAGTCGAAGGGGCAAAAAACGCAGTATTACCAATATTAACAGCTACACTTTTACCAAGTGTTGGTCAAAGTGTATTAACGAATGTACCTAAATTAAGTGATGTAGATACAATTAACACAGTACTTACGCATTTAAATGCAGATATAGAATATGATGCAGATCAAAACACTGTAAAAATAGATGCATCAAATACATTAAAAATCGAAGCACCATATGAATACGTAAGTAAGATGAGAGCGAGTATTTTAGTTATGGGTCCTTTATTAGCAAGAGAAGGTCATGCTAGAGTCGCTTTACCTGGTGGTTGTGCAATAGGTTCAAGACCTATTGAACAACATTTAAAAGGATTCGAAGCTTTAGGTGCAGAAATTGAACTACATAACGGATTTATTGAAGCAACAACACCTAATGGCTTAAAAGGGGCTAAAATTTATTTAGATTTCCCAAGTGTAGGTGCTACTCAAAATATTATGATGGCAGCAGTACTTGCAGAAGGAAAAACTGAAATTCAAAACGTAGCAAGAGAACCAGAAATTGTAGATTTAGCTAACTATCTAAATGAAATGGGTGCACAAGTACACGGTGCTGGCACAGACACAATTAGAATCACAGGTGTTAGTCAATTAAACGGTGCAGAACATGCTATTATTCCAGATAGAATTGAAGCTGGTACTTTTATGATTGCAGCAGCGATTACTAGAGGGAACGTCAATGTTATTGGTGCAATTAGAAAACATATGACTAGCCTAATTTCTAAATTAGAAGAAGCTGGTGTTCAAATTACTGATATCGAAGATGGATTAAATATTCAAGTACCTGGTGAAATTAAAGCAATTGATGTTAAAACAATGCCACATCCAGGATTCCCTACAGATATGCAATCTCAAATAATGGCTTTATTATTAACAGCTAATGGAACTAGTAAAGTAACTGAAACAGTATTTGAAAACAGATTTATGCATGTAGAAGAATTTAAACGTATGAATGCAGATATTTTCATTAACGGTAGAAGTGCAATGATTACAGGTAACAGTAAATTACAAGGTGCAGATGTAAAAGCTACAGATTTAAGAGCGGGTGCATCATTGATTCTTGCTGGACTTGTGTCTGATGGATATACAAACGTTACAGAACTTAAACATTTAGATAGAGGTTATGTTGATTTTCATGGTAAACTTAAAGCATTAGGTGCAGATGTTGAACGCATCAATGATAATGGCAAGTTAAACGATAAAGCGAGGGTTTAG
- a CDS encoding DNA-directed RNA polymerase subunit beta, translating to MAETQSSRSDDKKRKSTYQSVKEKLQRNRVETIQGVEVEHRVIPLWIKLLILLVLMILLFIVGTMIGYGILHNPFGVFNPETWQHIFDLTGRSS from the coding sequence ATGGCTGAAACACAATCATCAAGATCTGACGATAAAAAAAGAAAGTCAACTTATCAATCTGTTAAAGAGAAACTTCAAAGAAATAGAGTAGAAACAATTCAAGGAGTGGAAGTGGAGCATCGTGTCATTCCATTATGGATTAAATTACTTATATTATTAGTATTAATGATTTTATTATTTATTGTTGGAACTATGATTGGATACGGTATACTTCATAATCCATTTGGGGTGTTTAATCCCGAAACTTGGCAACACATCTTTGATTTAACTGGAAGGAGCTCATAA
- the atpD gene encoding F0F1 ATP synthase subunit beta: MGLGRVTQITGPVIDVRFPHGELPELNNALTLKVERPDGSSFDLALEVALHLGDDVVRSIAMASTDGVKRGQEVTDTGRPISVPVGDATLGRVFNVLGEKIDLGEEIDESVRRDPIHRLAPKFEDLSTKVEILETGIKVVDLLAPYIKGGKIGLFGGAGVGKTVLIQELINNIAQEHGGISVFAGVGERTREGNDLYYEMSDSGVIKKTAMVFGQMNEPPGARARVALSGLTMAEYFRDEQGQDVLLFIDNIFRFTQAGSEVSALLGRMPSAVGYQPTLATEMGQLQERITSTNKGSVTSIQAVFVPADDYTDPAPATAFAHLDATTNLERKLTEMGIYPAVDPLASTSRALTPEIVGDEHYDVARRVQQTLQKYRELQDIIAILGMDELSDEDKKTVERARRIQFFLSQNFHVAEQFTGQKGSYVPVSQTVQDFKAILEGQYDHIPEDAFRLVGGIEAVLENAKNMGVEV; encoded by the coding sequence ATGGGATTAGGCCGAGTAACGCAAATTACAGGGCCAGTTATTGATGTACGCTTCCCACATGGTGAATTGCCAGAACTTAATAATGCTTTAACTCTTAAAGTTGAACGTCCAGACGGATCAAGCTTTGACTTAGCATTAGAAGTTGCATTACACCTTGGTGATGATGTTGTACGTTCTATAGCAATGGCATCAACTGATGGTGTTAAACGTGGACAAGAAGTTACTGATACAGGAAGACCTATTTCAGTACCAGTTGGTGATGCTACATTAGGTCGTGTTTTTAATGTATTAGGAGAAAAAATTGATTTAGGTGAAGAAATTGATGAAAGCGTACGTCGCGATCCAATTCATCGTTTAGCACCTAAATTCGAAGATTTATCTACAAAAGTAGAAATTCTTGAAACTGGTATTAAAGTAGTAGACTTATTAGCACCTTATATCAAAGGTGGTAAAATCGGTTTATTCGGTGGTGCCGGAGTAGGTAAAACAGTACTTATTCAAGAATTAATCAATAACATCGCGCAAGAACATGGTGGTATTTCTGTATTCGCAGGTGTAGGTGAACGTACACGTGAAGGAAATGACTTATACTATGAAATGAGCGATTCAGGTGTTATTAAGAAAACAGCGATGGTATTCGGTCAAATGAACGAGCCACCTGGTGCGCGTGCAAGAGTTGCACTTTCTGGTTTAACAATGGCAGAATACTTCCGTGATGAGCAAGGACAAGACGTGTTATTGTTCATCGATAACATCTTCCGTTTTACACAAGCAGGTTCAGAGGTATCAGCATTATTAGGCCGTATGCCATCTGCCGTTGGTTACCAACCAACACTTGCTACTGAAATGGGACAATTACAAGAACGTATTACATCTACAAATAAAGGATCAGTTACATCTATCCAAGCAGTATTCGTACCTGCCGATGACTATACTGACCCAGCGCCAGCAACAGCTTTCGCTCACTTAGATGCTACTACTAACTTAGAACGTAAATTAACGGAAATGGGTATTTATCCAGCCGTTGACCCATTAGCTTCAACATCACGTGCTTTAACTCCAGAAATTGTTGGAGATGAACACTATGATGTTGCGCGTCGTGTACAACAAACGTTACAAAAATATAGAGAGCTACAAGATATCATTGCCATACTTGGTATGGATGAATTATCTGATGAAGATAAGAAAACAGTTGAACGTGCTCGTCGTATTCAATTCTTCTTATCTCAAAACTTCCATGTAGCTGAACAATTTACTGGTCAAAAAGGTTCATACGTACCAGTTAGTCAAACTGTACAAGATTTCAAAGCTATTCTAGAAGGACAATATGACCATATCCCAGAAGATGCTTTCCGTTTAGTCGGTGGTATTGAAGCAGTTCTTGAAAATGCTAAAAACATGGGTGTAGAGGTCTAA
- the atpA gene encoding F0F1 ATP synthase subunit alpha: MAIKAEEISALLRSQIENYESEMSVTDVGTVIQVGDGIALAHGLNDVMAGELLEFHTGVLGLAQNLEENNVGIVILGPAEGIKEGDEVKRTGRIMEVPVGEELIGRVVNPLGQPLDGQGPINTSKTRPVESPATGVMDRKSVDEPLQTGIKAIDALVPIGRGQRELIIGDRQTGKTTVAIDTILNQKDEDMICIYVAIGQKESTVRTAVETLRRHGALDYTIVVSASAAQPAPLLYIAPYAGVSMAEEFMFNGKHVLIVYDDLTKQAAAYRELSLLLRRPPGREAYPGDVFYLHSRLLERAAKLNDDLGGGSITALPFVETQAGDISAYVPTNVISITDGQIFLQSDLFFSGVRPAINAGLSVSRVGGSAQIKAMKKVAGTLRLDLASYRELESFAQFGSDLDQATKAKLERGKRTVEVLKQDQNKPLTVDRQVVILYALTKGHLDDIPVEDITRFEDEFLNWIDANASDLFKEIRETKQLPSDDKFVSAIDAFKKVFNKSHVE; the protein is encoded by the coding sequence ATGGCCATTAAAGCTGAAGAAATCAGTGCTTTATTACGCTCTCAAATTGAAAACTATGAGTCAGAAATGTCAGTTACCGATGTTGGTACAGTTATCCAAGTCGGCGATGGTATTGCATTAGCTCATGGCTTAAATGACGTTATGGCTGGCGAACTATTAGAGTTCCATACTGGCGTTTTAGGTTTAGCACAAAACTTAGAAGAAAATAATGTAGGTATCGTAATTTTAGGACCTGCAGAAGGTATTAAAGAAGGCGACGAAGTTAAAAGAACTGGTCGTATTATGGAAGTACCTGTAGGGGAAGAATTAATTGGTCGTGTTGTAAATCCATTAGGTCAACCATTGGATGGACAAGGTCCAATCAATACATCTAAGACTCGTCCTGTAGAATCACCTGCAACAGGTGTTATGGATCGTAAATCAGTTGATGAACCATTACAAACTGGTATTAAAGCGATTGATGCATTAGTACCTATTGGACGTGGACAACGTGAGTTAATCATCGGTGACCGTCAAACTGGTAAAACAACAGTTGCGATTGATACAATTCTTAACCAAAAAGACGAAGATATGATTTGTATCTACGTTGCAATTGGTCAAAAAGAATCTACGGTTCGTACAGCGGTAGAAACTTTACGTAGACATGGTGCTTTAGATTATACAATCGTTGTATCTGCGTCAGCAGCTCAACCAGCGCCATTATTATACATTGCACCTTATGCTGGTGTAAGTATGGCAGAAGAATTCATGTTTAACGGTAAACATGTATTAATCGTTTATGATGATTTAACAAAACAAGCAGCAGCTTACCGTGAGTTATCACTATTACTTCGTCGTCCGCCAGGTCGTGAAGCTTACCCAGGTGACGTATTCTACTTACACAGTCGTTTATTAGAACGTGCTGCTAAATTAAATGATGACTTAGGTGGCGGTTCTATTACTGCATTACCATTTGTTGAAACTCAAGCAGGGGACATCTCAGCATACGTTCCAACAAACGTTATCTCAATTACTGACGGACAAATATTCTTACAATCAGATTTATTCTTCTCTGGTGTAAGACCTGCGATCAACGCTGGTTTATCTGTATCACGTGTTGGTGGTTCAGCTCAAATTAAAGCGATGAAAAAAGTAGCAGGTACATTACGTCTAGATTTAGCATCATACCGTGAGTTAGAATCATTCGCTCAATTTGGTTCGGATTTAGACCAAGCTACGAAAGCTAAATTAGAACGTGGTAAACGTACAGTAGAAGTACTTAAACAAGATCAAAACAAACCATTGACTGTAGATCGTCAAGTTGTTATTTTATACGCTTTAACTAAAGGTCATTTAGATGATATCCCAGTTGAAGATATTACACGATTCGAAGATGAATTCTTAAATTGGATTGATGCAAATGCAAGCGATCTATTTAAAGAAATTCGTGAAACAAAACAATTACCATCTGATGATAAATTTGTTTCAGCAATCGATGCATTCAAAAAAGTATTTAATAAATCTCATGTAGAGTAA
- the atpE gene encoding F0F1 ATP synthase subunit C, whose product MSLGVLAAAIAIGLAALGAGVGNGLIVSRTVEGVARQPEARGPLMTIMFIGVGLVEALPIIAVVVAFMVMNR is encoded by the coding sequence ATGAGTTTAGGTGTATTAGCAGCAGCAATCGCGATTGGTTTAGCAGCATTAGGAGCAGGTGTCGGTAACGGTCTTATCGTATCAAGAACAGTAGAAGGTGTTGCACGTCAACCAGAAGCACGTGGTCCATTAATGACAATCATGTTTATCGGTGTTGGTTTAGTTGAAGCCCTTCCTATCATTGCAGTAGTAGTAGCATTCATGGTAATGAATCGATAA
- a CDS encoding YwpF-like family protein has product MKTFKAVRFQIVDDEQITEYELLDGIIINKENSGTGWLLEILISDIHYEQMKEYHDNQTLLDTRVVITRPSNDPALFDATIKYIEQLDDKISVVFECHIYTLRQVYAERLLEQLIDEGLSGDELKTSFNRLMQSKPKLKDEKSNI; this is encoded by the coding sequence ATGAAAACATTTAAAGCCGTACGCTTTCAAATTGTAGATGATGAACAGATTACAGAATATGAATTATTAGATGGTATCATTATAAATAAAGAAAATAGTGGTACAGGATGGCTACTAGAGATTTTAATTTCAGATATCCATTATGAACAAATGAAAGAATATCACGATAACCAAACCTTACTTGATACACGTGTCGTAATAACTAGACCTTCAAACGACCCAGCATTATTTGATGCAACCATCAAATACATAGAACAACTAGACGATAAAATATCCGTCGTATTTGAATGTCATATCTATACATTACGACAAGTATATGCAGAACGATTATTAGAGCAGCTCATAGATGAAGGCTTATCAGGAGATGAGCTTAAAACATCATTTAATAGATTGATGCAATCTAAACCAAAATTAAAAGACGAAAAAAGCAATATATAA
- a CDS encoding F0F1 ATP synthase subunit B, which produces MAVDQNVLVLGAAGGGVEWGTVLFTLITFIILLALLKKFAWGPLKSIMDERENAINKDIDDAHEAKVNAKKLEEENRNLLRKTQEEVQTILDDAKHQAKVQQEQIINDANVKANGLVQSAQAEIQQEKQRAIADINNRVSELSALIASKVINKEISEQDQKDLVEKYIKEAGDK; this is translated from the coding sequence TTGGCAGTGGATCAAAACGTATTAGTTTTAGGAGCAGCAGGTGGCGGTGTCGAATGGGGAACAGTCTTATTTACATTGATCACATTTATTATCCTGCTTGCCTTATTAAAAAAGTTTGCTTGGGGACCATTAAAATCAATTATGGATGAGCGTGAGAACGCTATTAATAAAGATATTGATGATGCTCATGAAGCAAAAGTAAACGCTAAGAAATTAGAAGAAGAAAATAGAAATCTATTAAGAAAAACTCAAGAAGAAGTACAAACAATTCTTGATGATGCTAAACATCAAGCTAAAGTACAACAAGAGCAAATTATTAATGATGCAAATGTTAAAGCAAATGGCTTAGTACAATCAGCTCAAGCAGAAATTCAACAAGAGAAACAAAGAGCTATTGCAGATATTAATAATAGAGTATCAGAACTTTCTGCATTAATTGCTTCTAAAGTAATCAATAAAGAAATCTCTGAACAAGATCAAAAAGACCTTGTTGAAAAATACATTAAAGAGGCAGGGGATAAATAA
- a CDS encoding F0F1 ATP synthase subunit delta produces the protein MANISQKYAQALYDVAEAQDLTDSVLDELTQVAESVKEQISDLKAIDNNPKLAKNDRQQFVDNVFKGASKPLLNTLYLLANNSKLSLIPEIYKDFSKIYNQVHNQDLMKVESVYPLSNEELDEIGKAFIKRTGLKKLILENQVNDSLIGGIRVSIGTKVYDGSIQNDLNQLAKSFQQMK, from the coding sequence ATGGCGAATATTAGTCAGAAATATGCCCAAGCCTTATATGATGTAGCTGAAGCGCAAGACTTAACAGACAGCGTCTTAGATGAACTTACTCAAGTAGCAGAAAGTGTTAAAGAACAAATTAGTGATTTAAAAGCAATTGATAACAATCCTAAATTAGCAAAAAACGACAGACAACAATTTGTTGACAATGTATTTAAAGGTGCTTCTAAACCTTTGTTAAACACATTATACCTACTTGCTAATAACAGTAAATTGTCACTAATTCCAGAAATTTATAAAGATTTTAGCAAAATATACAATCAGGTACATAACCAAGATTTAATGAAAGTTGAATCTGTGTATCCTTTATCTAATGAAGAATTAGACGAAATTGGTAAAGCATTTATTAAAAGAACAGGTTTGAAAAAACTTATTTTAGAAAATCAAGTTAATGATTCTTTAATTGGTGGTATTCGTGTTTCCATAGGTACTAAAGTATACGATGGTTCCATTCAGAATGACTTAAATCAATTAGCAAAATCATTTCAACAAATGAAATAA
- a CDS encoding F0F1 ATP synthase subunit epsilon: MNTFTLDVVTPNGSVYSAKEVELVVLHTETGEMGVMAGHIPTVAALKTGYVKVNKASGTEYLAVSEGFVEVRTNKVTVLVQAAETADEIDKDRAINSKERAEERLKMNRDEVDFRRAERALHRAINRIEVAKFR; the protein is encoded by the coding sequence ATGAATACATTTACCTTAGATGTTGTCACTCCTAATGGATCTGTTTACTCAGCAAAAGAAGTAGAACTTGTTGTTTTACATACTGAAACTGGTGAAATGGGTGTAATGGCTGGACATATTCCAACTGTTGCAGCTTTGAAAACAGGATACGTTAAAGTAAACAAAGCAAGTGGTACGGAGTATTTAGCTGTTTCCGAAGGATTTGTTGAAGTAAGAACTAATAAAGTTACAGTTCTAGTTCAAGCGGCTGAAACTGCCGATGAAATAGATAAAGACCGTGCGATTAATTCTAAAGAACGTGCTGAAGAACGATTGAAAATGAATCGTGATGAAGTAGACTTTAGACGTGCTGAACGTGCACTTCATCGTGCAATTAATCGAATTGAAGTGGCTAAATTTAGATAA
- the atpG gene encoding ATP synthase F1 subunit gamma, with the protein MASLREIKGRITSTQKTSQITKAMNMVSNSKLRKAEENTKAFQPYMDKIQDAVTAIASKSTDVNHPMLKTRPVKRSGYLVITCDKGLAGPYSANILKNVVNDIKEKHNNNSDEYGIIVVGRVGRDFFKARGYNIIEEYVGLPDQPTFKNVQALTEKAVDLFNEEFYDELTIYYSHFVSVLEQQVKSKKILPLSDEDTGKGSSMMAGYEFEPDKETILKVILPQYAISLIYGALLDGKASEHASRMTAMKNATDNATELIDELSLQYNRARQAAITQQITEIVGGAAALE; encoded by the coding sequence GTGGCTTCACTAAGAGAAATCAAAGGTAGAATCACTTCTACTCAAAAGACTAGTCAAATTACAAAAGCAATGAACATGGTTTCAAACTCTAAATTGCGTAAAGCAGAAGAGAACACGAAAGCATTTCAACCATATATGGATAAGATTCAAGATGCTGTAACAGCTATTGCGTCTAAGAGTACAGATGTTAATCATCCAATGCTTAAAACAAGACCTGTAAAACGTTCTGGTTACTTAGTTATTACTTGTGATAAAGGACTTGCAGGACCATATAGTGCTAACATTTTGAAAAATGTCGTTAACGATATTAAAGAAAAACATAACAACAATAGTGACGAATACGGCATTATTGTTGTCGGACGAGTAGGCCGAGACTTCTTCAAAGCTAGAGGTTATAACATCATTGAAGAGTATGTAGGTTTACCTGACCAACCAACATTTAAAAATGTACAAGCTTTAACTGAAAAAGCTGTAGACTTGTTTAATGAAGAATTTTATGATGAGTTAACAATTTACTACAGTCATTTCGTGAGTGTGCTTGAACAACAAGTGAAATCTAAAAAAATCTTACCATTATCTGATGAAGATACTGGAAAAGGTTCTAGTATGATGGCTGGTTATGAATTTGAACCAGATAAAGAAACGATTTTAAAAGTTATCTTACCGCAATACGCAATTAGTTTAATTTATGGTGCATTATTAGATGGTAAAGCTAGTGAGCATGCATCAAGAATGACAGCTATGAAGAATGCAACAGATAACGCTACAGAATTAATTGATGAATTATCATTACAATATAACAGAGCTCGACAAGCTGCAATTACTCAACAAATTACTGAGATTGTAGGCGGAGCAGCTGCACTCGAATAA
- a CDS encoding IS110 family RNA-guided transposase has product MVFIEYFGIDVGKGKSFIAHYSNNEFVKEFEITHDNNGFDSLKKYIKNFSGVYFLFEATGIYSKVLEKFCTVNKISFCVINPLEAKLLTNSLRNWKTDKSDAHKLAVLAKNINKKPSRNLLEEKYVKIRELTRYYEEINNQQNYLKNQLIQLLDMTFPELQNLFKDRYSKLALQVASKFPHPDFVDSNDIEELKKIINSCTEKNLSEKKKAQYANKLVEFSMVSYPSVSKDSFLTDKLVYVIEDLLSLMKRHASIKQRLLMLAEEFEEFKIIKSILGIGDLTAIMIIGELGDIKSFDSHKQLNAYVGIDIKRYQSGKTHFKDKINKRGNKHARSLFYLIIKNFLLGQRLFKNHIIDYYYKLKKQPNGKGHKTASVACINKLLKTIHYLVINNKEYDYHLSPHG; this is encoded by the coding sequence GTGGTTTTTATCGAATATTTTGGAATAGATGTTGGAAAAGGAAAGAGTTTTATTGCACATTATTCAAACAATGAATTTGTTAAAGAATTTGAAATTACCCATGATAATAATGGTTTTGATTCACTAAAGAAATATATAAAGAATTTCTCAGGAGTATATTTCTTGTTTGAAGCTACTGGTATATATTCAAAAGTATTGGAGAAATTTTGTACCGTTAATAAGATTTCGTTTTGTGTAATTAACCCTCTAGAGGCAAAATTACTAACTAATTCTTTAAGAAACTGGAAAACAGATAAATCTGATGCACATAAACTTGCTGTTTTAGCTAAAAATATAAACAAAAAACCTTCTAGAAATTTATTGGAAGAAAAGTATGTAAAAATTAGAGAGCTGACAAGATACTATGAAGAAATTAACAATCAACAAAATTACTTAAAAAACCAATTGATTCAGTTACTAGATATGACTTTTCCAGAATTACAAAACCTATTTAAGGACAGATATTCAAAATTGGCTTTACAAGTAGCTAGTAAGTTCCCACATCCGGACTTTGTTGATTCTAATGATATAGAAGAACTAAAAAAGATAATTAATAGTTGTACAGAAAAAAATCTATCAGAGAAAAAGAAAGCACAATATGCAAATAAACTCGTAGAGTTCTCTATGGTCAGTTATCCTTCTGTTTCTAAAGATTCATTTTTAACAGATAAATTAGTTTATGTGATTGAAGATTTATTAAGCCTAATGAAACGGCATGCTTCTATAAAACAAAGATTATTAATGTTAGCTGAAGAATTTGAAGAATTTAAAATAATTAAATCTATTCTTGGCATTGGTGATTTAACTGCCATAATGATTATTGGCGAATTAGGTGATATCAAATCCTTTGATTCTCATAAGCAATTGAATGCATATGTAGGTATTGATATAAAAAGATATCAGTCTGGTAAAACGCATTTTAAAGATAAAATAAACAAACGTGGAAACAAACATGCTAGATCATTATTTTACTTAATCATTAAAAATTTTCTGTTGGGTCAAAGGTTATTTAAAAATCATATTATCGACTATTATTACAAATTAAAAAAGCAGCCTAATGGCAAAGGCCACAAGACTGCATCAGTAGCTTGCATTAACAAACTACTTAAAACCATTCATTATCTCGTAATAAATAATAAAGAATATGATTATCACTTGTCTCCACACGGATAA
- a CDS encoding single-stranded DNA-binding protein: MLNKSVLVGRLTKDPAYYKKGEIIISTFCLAVERGYKTKDGTIAVDFIVCKAFGKLAHNIHEYTKKGQLVALTGQIQSRAYVKDDKKHYITEIICETIKFLNMPASSKSTIPQTKEEMSELISESAESYASDLSSKVAKEKLRAEALAKENGENNLDEKLYSEYHNVVDVIKETEQQTPDADASKVTTS, from the coding sequence ATGTTAAATAAATCTGTATTAGTTGGACGTTTAACTAAGGACCCTGCATATTATAAGAAAGGCGAAATTATCATTTCTACATTTTGTTTAGCTGTTGAACGCGGATATAAGACTAAAGATGGCACGATTGCTGTTGATTTTATTGTATGTAAAGCATTTGGTAAACTTGCACATAATATTCATGAATATACTAAGAAGGGACAGCTTGTTGCATTAACGGGGCAAATTCAATCAAGAGCATATGTTAAAGATGATAAGAAACACTATATAACAGAAATTATATGTGAAACGATTAAATTCTTAAATATGCCTGCATCAAGTAAATCAACGATCCCTCAAACGAAAGAGGAAATGAGTGAATTAATTAGTGAAAGTGCTGAAAGTTATGCTAGTGACCTTTCATCTAAAGTAGCAAAAGAAAAATTACGAGCTGAAGCATTAGCTAAAGAAAATGGTGAAAATAACTTAGATGAAAAGTTATATAGCGAATATCATAATGTCGTTGACGTTATTAAAGAAACTGAACAACAAACTCCTGATGCTGATGCATCAAAAGTAACAACCTCGTAG